One window of Quercus robur chromosome 5, dhQueRobu3.1, whole genome shotgun sequence genomic DNA carries:
- the LOC126725430 gene encoding protein NRT1/ PTR FAMILY 1.2-like — MSTHQDVPAKRPKGGLVTIPFIIANEALEKVASCGLVPNMIMYLMLEYHLGLAEGANILFYWLAATHFMPLFGAFLADSYLGRFLTIALGSIASLLGMLLLCLTAMIPEARPPPCNPFTTHSCKSPTTAQMTLLISSFAIMSIGAAGTRPCSLVFGADQLEKRDNPQSQRVLRSFFGWYYASVALSILIAFTGIVYIQDHLGWKVGFGVPTILMFLSAFFFFLASPLYVMKKPSKSIFTSFLHVLVAAYRKRKFPLPDTDLSYKWYYQKGSKLVLPTNKLWFLNRACIIRNTGNEIAPNSSAASDPWNFCTIEQVEEVKALIMVLPLWSTGIMVSISATQSSFPLLQAKSMNRHITSSFKIPPASFGLFSIVALIVWVALYYRVIIPLASKIKGKPMWLGAKQRMGIGVFLSCLAMVVSAMVEKIRRGRAIQEGFMNNANEDSEMSALWLVPQYFLIGLAEAFNAIGQIEFYYAELPKGMSSIAMALFQLGMGFASLTASVILSTVNKITSSGGKDSWVSKNIDKGHYDNYYWLLAVLNFINLLYFFVCSWIYGPAAVELVSEIKDGQIGE; from the exons ATGAGTACCCACCAAGATGTTCCAGCTAAAAGACCAAAGGGAGGCTTGGTAACCATACCGTTCATAATAG CAAATGAAGCACTTGAGAAGGTGGCAAGCTGTGGGCTGGTTCCAAATATGATAATGTACTTGATGCTAGAGTACCATCTGGGATTAGCCGAAGGGGCCAACATACTCTTCTACTGGTTAGCTGCCACCCATTTCATGCCTCTCTTCGGGGCTTTCCTTGCTGATTCATATCTGGGTCGCTTCCTCACCATTGCCTTGGGTTCGATTGCCAGTCTCTTG GGAATGCTACTCCTATGTTTGACAGCCATGATTCCAGAAGCACGGCCTCCTCCATGCAACCCATTTACGACACATAGTTGCAAATCTCCAACAACTGCTCAAATGACTCTTCTAATCTCCTCCTTTGCAATCATGTCCATTGGAGCTGCTGGAACTAGGCCATGTTCCTTAGTATTTGGTGCAGATCAGTTAGAAAAGAGAGATAATCCCCAAAGCCAGAGAGTCTTAAGAAGCTTCTTTGGCTGGTACTACGCTTCTGTAGCTCTTTCAATCTTGATTGCCTTCACGGGAATTGTCTACATTCAAGATCATCTAGGATGGAAAGTGGGTTTTGGAGTTCCTACCATTCTTATGTTCTTGTctgctttcttctttttccttgctTCACCCTTATATGTAATGAAGAAACCCAGCAAGAGCATTTTCACAAGCTTTCTTCACGTGCTTGTGGCTgcttatagaaaaagaaaattcccaCTGCCAGACACGGACTTAAGTTACAAGTGGTATTATCAAAAGGGCTCAAAGCTTGTCCTGCCAACCAACAAGCTATG GTTTTTAAACAGAGCTTGCATCATTAGAAATACTGGAAATGAGATAGCACCAAATTCATCAGCAGCTTCAGATCCTTGGAATTTTTGCACAATAGAGCAAGTGGAAGAGGTAAAAGCACTGATTATGGTCTTACCATTGTGGTCTACAGGGATCATGGTGTCAATAAGCGCTACTCAGAGCTCATTTCCATTGCTTCAAGCTAAGTCCATGAACAGACACATCActtcaagttttaaaattccACCAGCCTCTTTTGGATTGTTTTCAATCGTTGCTCTAATAGTTTGGGTTGCTCTTTATTACCGCGTGATCATTCCCTTAGCGTCAAAAATCAAAGGTAAACCAATGTGGCTAGGTGCAAAGCAAAGAATGGGAATTGGAGTATTTCTCTCATGCTTGGCCATGGTAGTTTCCGCAATGGTAGAGAAAATTCGACGTGGAAGAGCGATACAGGAAGGGTttatgaacaatgcaaatgaaGACTCAGAGATGTCTGCTTTGTGGCTTGTGCCACAATATTTCTTGATTGGATTAGCTGAAGCCTTTAATGCAATAGGCCAGATTGAGTTTTATTATGCAGAGTTGCCAAAGGGTATGTCAAGTATTGCCATGGCTCTCTTTCAATTAGGAATGGGGTTTGCAAGCTTGACAGCTAGTGTTATACTAAGCACTGTTAATAAAATAACTTCAAGTGGAGGAAAAGATAGCTGGGTTTCAAAGAATATTGACAAGGGTCACTATGACAATTACTATTGGCTTCTTGCTGTGTTGAACTTTATAAATTTGCTGTACTTTTTTGTTTGTAGTTGGATTTATGGACCTGCAGCTGTTGAATTAGTATCAGAAATTAAGGATGGACAAATTGGCGAATGA
- the LOC126727950 gene encoding uncharacterized protein LOC126727950: MEGHISVETSLKWLEGLSKGMIGEELETITMEGLKIVQAQKGFIRCHFLVPNSVADKEGNWHVGAMATLIDTIGAAAVLSLIGLINISVQLNISYYSTPKIREEVEIEAKVVADKEILTSVVVEVRKKDNGELIALGKQWMATPTLKVKLGEMSKL, from the exons ATGGAAGGCCATATTTCGGTGGAGACATCCCTGAAATGGCTTGAAGGTCTGTCAAAGGGCATGATTGGTGAAGAGCTTGAGACCATAACAATGGAGGGACTCAAGATTGTTCAGGCTCAAAAGGGTTTCATTCGATGTCATTTTCTTGTCCCCAATAGCGTAGCA GATAAAGAAGGGAATTGGCACGTGGGTGCAATGGCAACGCTAATCGACACCATTGGAGCTGCCGCTGTGTTATCTTTAATTGGTCTTATCAACATTTCTGTACAGCTCAATATTTCATACTACTCCACGCCTAAGATTCGA GAAGAGGTTGAGATAGAAGCGAAGGTTGTGGCGGACAAAGAAATATTAACATCTGTGGTGGTGGAGGTCAGAAAGAAAGATAATGGAGAACTAATTGCTTTGGGTAAGCAATGGATGGCCACACCCACACTAAAGGTTAAACTTGGTGAAATGAGCAAGCTTTGA